One genomic window of Armatimonadota bacterium includes the following:
- a CDS encoding (Fe-S)-binding protein → MRVALFTTCLVDHLAPQVAAATVEVLRRAGVAVRYDPAQTCCGQLPLNDGFWPEARALARRHLALLAEADAVVIPSGSCTAMVRHWYPRLLEAGPDRDRAEAVAGRTYELCEFLVRRLGVTGIDAVFPHRVTYLASCHGYRELGLGALPLGLLRAVRGLELRPLPRIEECCGFGGAFAVKMTDLSASMLEAKLRAVEASGAEVVTGTDVSCLMHVAGGLRRRGSPVRAVHIAEILASRSP, encoded by the coding sequence GTGCGCGTCGCCCTCTTCACCACCTGCCTCGTCGACCACCTGGCCCCGCAGGTGGCGGCGGCGACGGTGGAGGTGCTGCGGCGCGCCGGGGTGGCGGTGCGCTACGACCCGGCGCAGACCTGCTGTGGGCAGCTCCCCCTCAACGACGGCTTCTGGCCGGAGGCGCGCGCGCTGGCCCGGCGCCACCTGGCCCTGCTGGCGGAGGCCGACGCCGTCGTCATCCCCTCCGGCTCCTGCACCGCCATGGTCCGCCACTGGTACCCGCGGCTCCTCGAGGCGGGACCAGACCGCGACCGGGCCGAGGCCGTGGCCGGGCGGACGTACGAGCTGTGCGAGTTCCTGGTGAGGCGGCTCGGCGTCACCGGCATCGATGCGGTCTTCCCCCACCGCGTCACCTACCTGGCCTCCTGCCACGGCTACCGGGAGCTCGGCCTGGGCGCCCTACCGCTCGGGTTGCTGCGCGCCGTGCGGGGACTGGAGCTGCGGCCGCTGCCCCGCATCGAGGAGTGCTGCGGGTTTGGCGGGGCCTTTGCGGTGAAGATGACAGATCTGTCCGCCAGCATGCTGGAGGCCAAGCTCCGGGCGGTCGAGGCCAGCGGAGCGGAGGTCGTCACGGGGACGGACGTCTCCTGCCTGATGCACGTCGCCGGCGGGCTGCGGCGCCGCGGCTCCCCCGTCCGGGCCGTGCACATCGCCGAGATCCTGGCCTCCCGGTCCCCGTGA
- a CDS encoding GntR family transcriptional regulator produces the protein MSSRNGSKEVAYAHLKRAILSGALRPGAPIAERALAQRYRLSRTPIREILHRLHHEQLVVLYPRRGAFVRQLETRHILEIFDAREAVEPIAARLAAAFPDHPALDRLTREFAALRLEDTPDARAALVAAGRRLHDHVVRACGNSYLQQMYAILRNQSALVRALTRQRFEIERESYAAHLRILSALREGDPEGAEAGMRDHLRTTREHLMRRFFTARGPRTRTRARARGGRPDG, from the coding sequence GTGAGCAGCAGGAATGGGTCGAAGGAGGTCGCGTACGCGCACCTGAAGCGGGCCATCCTCTCCGGTGCGCTGCGTCCCGGCGCGCCCATCGCGGAGCGCGCGCTGGCCCAGCGCTACCGGCTCAGCCGTACGCCCATCCGCGAGATCCTCCACCGGCTCCACCATGAGCAGCTCGTGGTGCTCTACCCGCGGCGGGGTGCCTTCGTCCGCCAGCTGGAGACCCGCCACATCCTGGAAATCTTCGACGCCCGGGAAGCGGTCGAACCCATCGCCGCGCGCCTGGCGGCAGCCTTTCCGGACCACCCCGCCCTCGACCGGCTGACGCGGGAGTTCGCGGCCCTCCGGCTCGAGGACACCCCCGACGCCCGGGCTGCGCTGGTGGCGGCCGGCCGGCGCCTGCACGACCACGTCGTCCGGGCGTGCGGGAACTCCTACCTCCAGCAGATGTACGCGATCCTCCGGAACCAGTCGGCCCTCGTGCGCGCCCTGACGAGGCAGCGCTTTGAGATCGAGCGGGAGTCGTACGCCGCGCACCTTCGAATCCTCTCAGCCCTTCGAGAGGGCGACCCGGAGGGGGCGGAGGCCGGCATGCGGGACCACCTGCGCACGACCCGCGAACACCTGATGCGCCGCTTCTTCACGGCGAGAGGCCCCAGGACGCGGACGAGGGCGAGAGCACGAGGGGGGAGACCGGATGGGTAG
- a CDS encoding ABC transporter substrate-binding protein: MGSDDSYARDRMGVTRREFLKAAGGVGVGLAVTGLGVPRHLWTAAAAPGATPRRGGQITFGSAALPASIEPHLEGADIYQRRKPLFYETLTWVDFDLVPRPMLAERWEERSPTEYIFHLRRGVKFHNGKEMDAEDVKYSYERVLDPKTGSGGRGDLIMIRSIDVVDRYTLRFTLHEPNATFLINLAGKYNAVIPKDAVRTGRELQQAAVGTGPFRVEGFEPNRRLVLRRFDDYWDRGRPYLDGITFQAIPDESSLVAGLRAGQIDMVQFESGANFQLVRHLRALNNIQAPGIRWVVLDLAGDMEPTKNPDVRRAVALAIDRDAVLRIAGNGLGQRLGVLPPAMTFWAMPVDRLPNQKRDVARARELLQRAGLRPPVPLTIRNIVGFPSLAASIQVIADNLREAGFEVKVETVDIGVWIKDWIARQSPSTVNEWGGFVDPDQAFYRHYRQPPQGVDFRRWGNPEVDRLLDEGRRTLDRNRRKAIYDRVQTMLADDPISVPLYAPHLLYSLNRKIQGFRPYPTGFLYGLRFVWIEE; this comes from the coding sequence ATGGGTAGCGACGACAGCTACGCACGTGACCGGATGGGGGTGACCCGGCGGGAGTTCCTGAAGGCCGCGGGAGGCGTCGGGGTAGGGCTTGCGGTCACCGGACTCGGGGTCCCGCGGCACCTCTGGACGGCGGCGGCGGCTCCCGGGGCCACGCCGCGCCGGGGGGGGCAGATCACCTTCGGGAGCGCGGCCCTCCCGGCCAGCATCGAGCCCCACCTGGAGGGGGCCGACATCTACCAGCGGCGTAAGCCGCTCTTCTACGAGACGCTCACCTGGGTGGACTTCGACTTGGTCCCCCGGCCCATGCTGGCCGAACGCTGGGAGGAGCGCTCCCCAACGGAGTACATCTTCCATCTCCGGCGCGGGGTCAAGTTCCATAACGGCAAGGAGATGGACGCCGAGGATGTGAAGTACAGCTACGAACGGGTCCTCGACCCGAAGACCGGCTCGGGCGGGCGTGGGGATCTGATCATGATCCGGTCCATCGACGTGGTCGACCGCTACACCCTCCGCTTCACCCTCCACGAGCCGAACGCGACGTTTCTCATCAACCTGGCCGGGAAGTACAACGCGGTCATCCCTAAGGACGCCGTTCGCACTGGCCGGGAACTCCAGCAGGCGGCCGTCGGGACCGGCCCATTCCGGGTCGAGGGGTTCGAGCCCAATCGACGTCTCGTCCTGCGGCGGTTCGACGACTACTGGGACCGCGGGAGGCCCTACCTCGATGGCATCACGTTTCAGGCGATCCCGGACGAGTCCTCGCTGGTGGCCGGACTCCGCGCCGGCCAGATCGACATGGTGCAGTTCGAGAGTGGCGCCAACTTCCAGCTCGTCCGGCACTTGCGGGCGTTGAACAACATCCAGGCACCCGGGATCCGGTGGGTGGTCCTCGACCTGGCGGGAGACATGGAGCCGACGAAGAACCCCGACGTGCGGCGCGCGGTGGCGCTGGCCATCGACCGGGACGCCGTCCTGCGCATCGCGGGCAACGGGCTGGGGCAGCGGCTGGGCGTCCTCCCACCCGCCATGACCTTCTGGGCCATGCCGGTGGATCGCCTCCCCAACCAGAAGCGCGACGTCGCCCGGGCGCGGGAGCTGCTGCAGCGCGCGGGGCTGCGGCCGCCCGTGCCGCTGACGATCCGGAACATCGTCGGCTTCCCCTCCCTCGCCGCCTCCATCCAGGTCATCGCCGACAACCTCAGAGAGGCTGGCTTCGAGGTCAAGGTGGAGACGGTCGACATCGGCGTCTGGATCAAGGACTGGATCGCCCGCCAATCCCCGTCGACGGTGAACGAGTGGGGCGGGTTCGTGGATCCCGACCAGGCCTTCTACCGCCACTACCGACAGCCCCCGCAGGGGGTGGACTTCCGGCGCTGGGGGAACCCCGAGGTGGACCGACTGCTGGATGAGGGACGTCGTACCCTCGACCGGAACCGCCGGAAGGCCATCTACGACCGGGTGCAGACGATGCTGGCGGATGACCCCATCAGCGTTCCGCTCTACGCCCCTCATCTGCTGTACAGCTTGAACCGAAAAATTCAAGGATTTCGTCCGTACCCGACGGGCTTCCTGTACGGGCTGCGGTTCGTCTGGATCGAGGAGTAG
- a CDS encoding ABC transporter permease — MRAYVLRRLLAMLATLLGVSLIVFGLMRLIPGTVVEQLLGQSALITEETLRSLRVFFGLDRPWYVQFGEWAWGLLRGDLGHSWRSDRPVAALILSRLPVSAELAVLSVAWSLIIGIPLGIVGAVRRGSADGFVRIVSTLGLSVPAFWQGTLLILLFSVYLQWMPSLQWIPFTQDPLGNLSIMALPALTLGTATAAMISRMTRSAMLDVLGQDYVRTARAKGLGPQRVLLRHALRNALIPIITVAGVQMGYILGGIVVVEDVFSLPGVGRLLLDAIFQRDYPVVQGTILVGAALFMLLNFTVDLLYAVIDPRIQYQ, encoded by the coding sequence CTGCGGGCGTACGTTCTCCGGCGACTCCTGGCGATGCTGGCCACGCTGCTGGGGGTCAGCCTCATCGTCTTCGGGCTGATGCGGCTGATCCCCGGCACGGTGGTCGAGCAGCTCCTGGGGCAGAGTGCGCTGATCACCGAGGAGACGCTCCGCAGCCTCCGTGTGTTCTTCGGGCTTGACCGCCCCTGGTACGTGCAGTTCGGCGAATGGGCGTGGGGACTGCTTCGCGGAGACCTCGGTCACTCGTGGCGGAGCGATCGGCCTGTGGCCGCGCTGATCCTCTCCCGGCTGCCAGTCTCGGCGGAGTTGGCCGTCCTGAGCGTCGCCTGGTCGTTGATCATCGGGATCCCGCTCGGGATCGTGGGCGCCGTCCGACGGGGCTCAGCGGACGGCTTCGTGCGGATCGTCTCGACCCTAGGCCTCTCCGTACCCGCCTTCTGGCAGGGAACGCTGCTCATCCTGCTCTTCTCGGTCTACCTGCAGTGGATGCCGTCGCTGCAGTGGATCCCGTTCACCCAGGATCCCCTGGGCAACCTCAGCATCATGGCGCTCCCCGCGCTCACGCTGGGGACGGCCACGGCCGCCATGATCAGCCGAATGACGCGATCGGCGATGCTCGACGTGCTGGGACAGGACTACGTCCGCACCGCTCGGGCGAAGGGCCTTGGGCCTCAGCGCGTGCTGCTCCGCCACGCTTTGCGCAACGCGCTCATCCCCATCATCACCGTGGCTGGAGTCCAGATGGGATACATCCTGGGTGGCATTGTCGTGGTCGAGGACGTCTTCAGCCTCCCCGGGGTCGGCCGCCTCCTGCTGGACGCCATCTTCCAGCGGGACTACCCTGTCGTGCAGGGCACGATCCTCGTGGGCGCAGCGCTCTTCATGCTGCTCAACTTCACCGTCGATCTCCTCTACGCGGTCATCGACCCGCGGATCCAGTACCAGTGA
- a CDS encoding LutB/LldF family L-lactate oxidation iron-sulfur protein, with amino-acid sequence MIDFLDGARRALADPELQTALGGAVRTVRERRDALVATLPEWPAWRARAAAVREAALADLEGHLDRLERAVRHAGGEVHHAPDATAARALIVDLVRRYGARRIVKSKSSTTEEIDLNPALEAAGAEVTETDLGEFIVQLAGERPVHFVAPAFHKSAGQVARLFAERLGTPPAAAPEDLTRRARAHLRAVFLGADLGITGVNFAAADTGTLVLVENEGNARLTTTLPRVHVAVMGIEKVIPRLTDLALLLRVLAPSAVGTRAAEYVSLLTGPRRPDEHDGPEALHLVLLDNGRRRILADPEVREALRCIRCGACLNACPVYERAGGHAYGSIYSGPIGAVVTPLLQGIDRAGQLPFASTLCGRCAEVCPVGIDLPRLLLVLRRRAVEAGQVAWLERVAVRLYAAAAADPNRWGLAGRALRAALRPLVRDGAVRWLPPPLGGWTASRDFPAPPPAAWRDHPAGSTVARATAPGAGRPSQPPIEAAPDAPGAAPRPGPHEPPGGPPGPGAAMGPGAATHANHPASHESVPEDPVEALAARWRRTAAHFHRVRPEQVGDLVAALLQEVRARAPEGAFTVALTARPLVERLGLRAAVSQVADRVLDPATATRDALAGAQAGLTVADYAVAETGTLVERASADQPRAFSLLPPVHLALVPAGAVLPTLPALFAVLEREEPPSAWTCISGPSGTADIGLTYVSGVHGPGEVHVMLIEELS; translated from the coding sequence GTGATCGACTTCCTGGACGGCGCCCGGCGCGCCCTGGCCGACCCCGAGCTCCAGACGGCGCTCGGCGGGGCGGTGCGGACGGTGCGCGAGCGCCGGGACGCGCTCGTGGCCACCCTCCCGGAGTGGCCGGCGTGGCGGGCGCGGGCGGCGGCGGTACGGGAGGCGGCGCTGGCCGACCTGGAGGGCCACCTGGACCGGCTGGAGAGGGCGGTCCGCCACGCGGGCGGCGAGGTCCACCACGCCCCTGATGCGACGGCGGCCCGCGCCCTCATCGTGGACCTGGTGCGGCGCTACGGCGCCCGGCGCATCGTGAAGAGCAAGTCCTCCACCACCGAGGAGATCGACCTCAACCCGGCCCTCGAGGCCGCCGGCGCCGAGGTCACGGAGACTGATCTCGGCGAGTTCATCGTGCAGCTCGCCGGCGAGCGCCCCGTGCACTTCGTCGCGCCGGCCTTCCACAAGTCCGCCGGACAGGTGGCGCGCCTCTTCGCCGAGCGGTTGGGCACGCCGCCCGCCGCGGCCCCCGAAGACCTGACCCGGCGCGCCCGCGCCCACCTGCGCGCGGTCTTCCTGGGCGCCGACCTGGGGATCACCGGCGTGAACTTCGCCGCCGCGGACACCGGGACGCTCGTCCTGGTGGAGAACGAGGGCAACGCCCGCCTCACCACCACGCTGCCGCGGGTGCACGTGGCGGTGATGGGCATCGAGAAGGTGATCCCGCGCCTGACCGACCTGGCTCTCCTGCTGCGCGTCCTGGCCCCCAGTGCCGTGGGCACGCGCGCGGCGGAGTACGTCTCGCTGCTCACCGGCCCGCGACGACCGGACGAGCACGATGGTCCCGAGGCCTTGCACCTGGTCCTGCTCGACAACGGCCGGCGCCGCATCCTGGCCGACCCCGAGGTGCGTGAGGCGCTCCGCTGCATCCGCTGCGGGGCCTGCCTGAACGCCTGCCCGGTCTACGAGCGCGCCGGCGGCCACGCCTACGGCTCGATCTACTCCGGCCCCATCGGTGCCGTCGTCACCCCGCTCCTCCAGGGAATCGACCGGGCGGGGCAGCTCCCCTTCGCCAGCACGCTGTGCGGCCGGTGCGCCGAGGTCTGCCCGGTGGGCATCGACCTGCCACGGCTGCTGCTGGTCCTGCGGCGGCGTGCAGTGGAGGCGGGACAGGTGGCCTGGCTGGAGCGGGTGGCCGTCCGGCTCTACGCGGCAGCCGCCGCGGACCCGAACCGGTGGGGCCTGGCCGGGCGGGCCCTGCGCGCGGCCCTGCGTCCGCTCGTCCGGGACGGGGCGGTGCGATGGCTGCCCCCGCCGCTTGGGGGCTGGACCGCCAGCCGGGACTTCCCGGCCCCGCCGCCTGCGGCATGGCGGGACCACCCGGCGGGCTCGACGGTGGCGCGCGCAACAGCCCCGGGCGCCGGGCGCCCCTCGCAGCCGCCGATCGAGGCCGCACCGGACGCGCCCGGCGCGGCGCCCCGCCCCGGGCCGCACGAGCCGCCTGGTGGTCCCCCGGGCCCCGGCGCGGCAATGGGCCCCGGCGCGGCAACGCACGCGAATCACCCGGCCTCCCACGAGTCGGTCCCAGAGGACCCAGTGGAGGCGCTGGCGGCACGGTGGCGGCGCACGGCGGCGCACTTCCACCGGGTCAGGCCGGAGCAGGTCGGGGACCTGGTGGCCGCTCTGCTCCAGGAGGTGCGGGCACGCGCCCCGGAAGGGGCCTTCACGGTGGCCCTCACAGCGCGGCCGCTGGTCGAGCGGCTCGGCCTCCGGGCAGCCGTCTCACAGGTGGCGGACAGGGTGCTGGACCCCGCGACGGCCACGCGCGACGCCCTGGCTGGGGCGCAGGCCGGCCTCACCGTCGCGGACTACGCCGTGGCGGAGACCGGCACGCTCGTGGAGCGGGCCTCAGCGGACCAGCCGCGCGCCTTCTCGCTCCTGCCGCCGGTCCACCTGGCGCTGGTGCCCGCCGGGGCCGTGCTCCCCACCCTCCCCGCGCTCTTCGCCGTCCTGGAGCGGGAGGAGCCGCCCTCGGCCTGGACCTGCATCTCCGGGCCAAGCGGCACGGCGGACATCGGCCTGACCTACGTGTCGGGCGTGCACGGCCCGGGGGAGGTCCACGTCATGCTGATCGAGGAATTGTCGTGA
- a CDS encoding Gfo/Idh/MocA family oxidoreductase: MKEEVVRVGVVGVGHFGRLHAAALRDLPGARLAALCEPDEARRHAAAVAFPDVPLFASFAETLERAEVDAVVLATPETEHAAQAVAAMERGWDVLVEKPLAPSLLEARAVREAARRTGRVVHVGTVLRFSVPHRQLAGAVHAGRLGAVLHVRAIRWISREWLTRTSVHLAYRAAIHDIDQVLWLTRSRVVRVAAAAHPLPEEGRPAALAALLWLRSGATASVETHFLVPAAFPSTMLPPERPGTRRGLLEVVGSGGLGRVDEGAGLELWTDEGAYAPDTLVVPAVGGRIDGALRAELEHFTACVAGRHAPSTAALDEHVHAVAVAAALVAAAETGSLTEVEEGR; the protein is encoded by the coding sequence ATGAAGGAGGAGGTGGTGCGCGTGGGCGTGGTGGGGGTGGGCCACTTTGGTCGCCTCCATGCAGCGGCATTGCGCGACCTCCCTGGCGCGCGCCTCGCTGCCCTGTGCGAGCCCGACGAGGCGCGGCGCCACGCCGCCGCCGTCGCTTTCCCTGACGTGCCGCTCTTCGCCTCGTTCGCGGAGACGCTGGAGCGGGCGGAAGTGGACGCCGTGGTCCTGGCCACCCCCGAGACGGAGCACGCCGCGCAGGCGGTGGCGGCCATGGAGCGCGGGTGGGACGTCCTGGTCGAGAAACCGCTGGCGCCCTCGTTGCTGGAAGCCCGGGCGGTGCGGGAGGCGGCCCGCCGGACAGGCCGGGTGGTCCACGTGGGGACCGTCCTCCGCTTCAGCGTGCCGCACCGCCAGCTGGCCGGAGCCGTCCACGCGGGGCGACTCGGCGCAGTGCTCCACGTCCGCGCGATCCGCTGGATCAGCCGTGAGTGGCTCACGCGGACATCGGTCCACCTGGCCTATCGGGCTGCCATCCACGACATCGACCAGGTGCTGTGGCTGACCCGCTCCCGCGTCGTCCGCGTGGCGGCTGCGGCCCACCCGCTCCCGGAAGAGGGTCGCCCCGCCGCCCTGGCGGCATTGCTCTGGCTGCGCTCGGGCGCAACGGCCAGCGTCGAGACGCACTTCCTCGTGCCCGCCGCGTTTCCGAGCACCATGCTTCCGCCCGAGCGGCCCGGCACCCGGCGCGGACTCCTGGAGGTGGTGGGGAGCGGAGGCCTGGGGCGGGTCGACGAGGGCGCCGGCCTGGAGCTGTGGACGGACGAGGGGGCGTATGCGCCGGATACGTTGGTCGTCCCTGCCGTCGGTGGTCGGATCGACGGCGCCCTCCGCGCCGAGCTGGAACACTTTACGGCCTGCGTGGCAGGACGTCATGCCCCGAGCACCGCGGCCCTCGACGAGCACGTGCACGCGGTGGCCGTCGCTGCCGCGCTGGTCGCCGCCGCCGAGACGGGGAGCCTGACTGAGGTCGAGGAGGGGCGGTGA
- a CDS encoding aldehyde dehydrogenase family protein, whose protein sequence is MLVQETTRTYGNAIGGRWVPGRSGETYTTVNPARPGEVIGRFQRSTPEDVDDAVAAAAAALPEWAATPPPRRGAVLLEAWLRLRERAEAFAETLTRETGKVITDARGEVRRALNVLEFMAGEGRRLGGETIPSELPQNLIFTRRRPLGVVALITPWNFPIAIPMWKVAPALLCGNTVVLKPATTTPLCALRIAELFADAGLPPGVLNVVTGPGGTVGDRLVTHPQVRAVSFTGSTEVGSALYGRASAGLRRVQCEMGGKNALVVLPDADLDLAVEATVQGAFGFCGQRCTATSRVVVHRAVREAFLERLVARVRALRVGDPMDPQADMGPLASAAQLEKVLGYVAVGRAEGARVLAGGERVRPAGLEEGYFVAPTVFDGVQPRMRLAQEEIFGPVLAVLTCRDLDEAIAIVNDSAYGFKAALYTSDVNAAMRFTDRVDVAMVHINAPTLGGEVQAPFGGRKASGAGWKEQGRAAIEFFSEELVVYMDYTGARRDARFI, encoded by the coding sequence ATGCTCGTCCAGGAGACCACCCGGACGTACGGAAACGCCATCGGCGGCCGCTGGGTGCCGGGCCGCAGCGGCGAGACCTACACCACGGTGAACCCGGCACGGCCGGGCGAGGTGATCGGGCGCTTCCAGCGCTCCACCCCCGAGGACGTGGACGACGCCGTCGCCGCGGCTGCCGCCGCCCTCCCCGAGTGGGCGGCCACCCCGCCGCCCCGGCGCGGCGCCGTCCTCCTGGAGGCCTGGCTGCGGCTGCGGGAACGGGCCGAGGCGTTCGCCGAGACCCTCACCCGCGAGACCGGCAAGGTGATCACCGACGCCCGCGGCGAGGTGCGCCGCGCCCTCAACGTCCTGGAGTTCATGGCCGGAGAAGGGCGCCGGCTGGGCGGGGAGACGATCCCCTCCGAGCTGCCCCAGAACCTGATCTTCACCCGGCGGCGGCCGCTCGGGGTGGTCGCCCTCATCACCCCCTGGAACTTCCCCATCGCCATCCCCATGTGGAAGGTGGCCCCGGCGCTGCTCTGTGGGAACACCGTCGTCCTCAAGCCGGCCACCACCACCCCGCTGTGCGCCCTGCGCATCGCCGAGCTGTTCGCCGACGCCGGCCTGCCCCCGGGCGTCCTCAACGTCGTCACCGGACCCGGCGGGACGGTCGGGGACCGCCTCGTCACCCACCCGCAGGTCCGGGCGGTCTCCTTCACCGGCTCCACCGAGGTCGGCAGCGCCCTCTACGGGCGGGCCAGCGCGGGGTTGCGGCGCGTCCAGTGCGAGATGGGCGGCAAGAACGCCCTGGTGGTCCTGCCCGACGCCGACCTGGACCTGGCCGTCGAGGCCACGGTGCAGGGCGCCTTCGGCTTTTGCGGCCAGCGCTGCACGGCCACGAGCCGCGTGGTGGTGCACCGGGCCGTGCGGGAGGCCTTCCTCGAGCGCCTGGTGGCCCGGGTGCGCGCCCTGCGCGTCGGCGACCCCATGGACCCGCAGGCGGACATGGGGCCGCTGGCCAGCGCCGCTCAGCTGGAGAAGGTCCTGGGCTACGTGGCGGTGGGACGGGCGGAGGGCGCGCGCGTGCTGGCCGGGGGGGAGCGGGTGCGCCCGGCCGGCCTGGAGGAGGGCTACTTCGTGGCGCCCACCGTCTTCGACGGGGTCCAGCCGCGGATGCGGCTGGCCCAGGAGGAGATCTTCGGCCCGGTGCTGGCCGTCCTCACCTGCCGCGACCTGGACGAGGCGATCGCCATCGTGAACGACAGCGCCTACGGCTTCAAAGCGGCGCTGTACACCAGCGACGTGAACGCCGCCATGCGCTTCACCGACCGGGTGGACGTGGCCATGGTGCACATCAACGCGCCCACCCTGGGCGGCGAGGTGCAGGCGCCCTTCGGCGGGCGGAAGGCCTCCGGGGCGGGGTGGAAGGAGCAGGGGCGCGCGGCCATCGAGTTCTTCTCGGAGGAGCTGGTGGTCTACATGGACTACACCGGGGCGCGCCGCGACGCCCGCTTCATCTAG
- a CDS encoding ABC transporter permease produces the protein MARAIRAIPPSPALAVAARPLTRWASHLGRNTLFAVGLTLLAALAVVALLAPVFAPYGPTAIDAERMFQAPSRAHPFGTDRFGRDLLSRVIFGARVSLGIACAAITIAALVGGLLGLLAGFWERLTDLVLGRVMDIFFAFPSVLLALGISAVLGAGATTVIIAIAVVYTPLFFRVMRASVLAEKRLAYVEAAMAMGAGPLLIMRRHILRNVLSPMIVQVAVSLSYAILIESALSYLGVGVQPPTPSWGTILNEGKEFLPISPWISLFPGLFIMLSVLALNLVGDALRDYLDPRLRP, from the coding sequence ATGGCCCGCGCCATCCGCGCCATTCCGCCCTCGCCCGCGCTGGCGGTGGCTGCCCGCCCGCTGACCCGTTGGGCAAGCCACCTTGGGCGGAACACGCTCTTCGCTGTTGGCCTGACCCTGCTCGCCGCGCTGGCGGTCGTGGCGCTCCTGGCCCCGGTGTTTGCCCCCTACGGCCCCACCGCCATCGACGCCGAGCGCATGTTCCAGGCGCCTTCTCGCGCGCACCCCTTCGGGACGGACCGCTTCGGGCGCGATCTGCTGAGTCGTGTGATTTTCGGCGCTCGGGTTTCGCTGGGGATCGCGTGCGCCGCTATCACCATCGCCGCCCTCGTCGGCGGCCTCCTCGGGCTCCTGGCCGGATTCTGGGAGCGCCTCACCGACCTGGTCTTGGGACGCGTCATGGACATCTTCTTCGCATTCCCGTCGGTGCTGCTGGCGCTGGGGATCTCGGCGGTCCTCGGGGCCGGGGCGACGACCGTCATCATCGCCATCGCCGTTGTCTACACCCCCCTGTTCTTCCGGGTGATGCGGGCGAGCGTGCTCGCGGAGAAACGCCTCGCCTACGTCGAAGCGGCGATGGCGATGGGCGCCGGGCCGCTGCTCATCATGCGGCGCCACATCCTGCGGAACGTGCTCTCCCCCATGATCGTGCAAGTGGCCGTCTCCCTCTCCTATGCCATCCTCATCGAGTCGGCGCTCAGCTACCTTGGTGTGGGCGTCCAGCCCCCCACGCCGTCCTGGGGCACCATCCTCAACGAGGGAAAGGAGTTCCTGCCGATCTCCCCATGGATCTCGCTCTTCCCCGGGCTCTTCATCATGCTGTCGGTGCTGGCGCTGAACCTCGTGGGAGACGCCCTGCGTGACTACCTCGACCCGCGGCTCCGCCCATGA